The proteins below are encoded in one region of Chloroflexota bacterium:
- a CDS encoding lipocalin-like domain-containing protein, which yields MEKPGLPELLPGCDEFWNSGDISSVSETPFMTERNLMKKSYTIPYRETDHGDFDAEWPPHRKVSGWWYITGYLSDPEHPERLYSYQYTLLRARIFGVTATVLQLAFTDFTTGQHFFKQQFSFRERKFFEDENSLQFPPLAHLQRGADDISLTVQTDEFSLDLNLDSGKGAFWHGDDGVLVMGEPDDPIQRTVYYSYPNMPTAGEVVLNNAAGEKTVLKVTGKSWFDRQWGPYEIANPATHWEWFSLRFFDDEEVMLFAFPQHPYYDGTYIDKAGNRELVRNYIYTHKELVEVEGFVFSKGWDLEMPGIKEERYEIRPIMDGQMNLAYFELLAEIINPRGERVGYCFVELLPGVRNPGKKINFTKLFKRV from the coding sequence ATGGAAAAACCGGGACTGCCTGAGCTGTTACCTGGATGCGACGAATTTTGGAACTCAGGAGATATTTCAAGCGTCAGCGAAACTCCATTCATGACTGAGAGGAACCTAATGAAAAAGAGCTACACAATTCCTTATCGAGAAACGGACCACGGCGATTTTGATGCTGAGTGGCCGCCCCACAGGAAAGTATCCGGCTGGTGGTACATTACGGGTTACCTCAGCGACCCGGAGCACCCTGAACGCCTATACTCCTACCAATACACCTTGCTGCGGGCCAGGATTTTTGGAGTCACGGCAACGGTATTGCAATTAGCCTTTACCGATTTCACAACAGGCCAGCATTTTTTCAAGCAACAGTTCAGTTTTCGAGAACGAAAGTTTTTTGAGGACGAAAACAGCCTTCAATTCCCGCCGCTCGCTCACTTACAGAGAGGGGCGGACGATATCAGCCTGACCGTGCAAACAGATGAGTTTTCACTCGATCTCAACCTCGATTCTGGCAAAGGCGCATTTTGGCACGGCGATGATGGCGTTCTGGTCATGGGAGAGCCAGACGATCCCATCCAACGAACGGTCTATTATTCCTACCCTAACATGCCAACTGCTGGCGAAGTGGTTCTGAACAACGCCGCAGGAGAAAAAACGGTATTGAAAGTGACCGGAAAATCGTGGTTTGACCGGCAGTGGGGGCCTTACGAAATAGCGAACCCTGCCACTCACTGGGAATGGTTCTCCCTGCGCTTCTTTGACGACGAAGAGGTGATGCTCTTTGCCTTTCCCCAGCACCCCTATTATGATGGGACATATATCGACAAAGCGGGCAACAGAGAATTGGTTCGCAATTACATATACACGCATAAAGAACTCGTTGAAGTGGAAGGATTTGTCTTTTCAAAGGGCTGGGATTTGGAAATGCCCGGCATCAAGGAAGAGCGTTACGAAATACGCCCCATCATGGATGGACAGATGAACCTGGCCTATTTTGAATTGCTGGCTGAGATCATCAATCCCCGCGGAGAGCGCGTGGGATATTGCTTTGTGGAGCTCCTGCCGGGGGTGAGAAATCCGGGTAAGAAGATCAATTTCACGAAACTCTTCAAGCGGGTATGA
- a CDS encoding transposase produces MQNPNLTQQQLNRLIEFRQAVYRSFLTRQGDAQFELVDALLLSRQARSFPELSLSPVFRRRWPSIYAAVEDGKQDVTWLRGYLMDQVPTQGCQLFSLDGTAWPRSQAPTLPDRQYVYSPTPAIDGGSIVVGYPYSILAWMP; encoded by the coding sequence GTGCAAAATCCCAATCTCACCCAACAGCAGCTTAACAGGTTAATCGAGTTTCGTCAAGCGGTGTATCGATCGTTTCTGACGCGGCAGGGAGATGCCCAGTTCGAGCTAGTCGATGCGTTGTTGCTCAGTCGCCAGGCCCGGTCCTTTCCGGAGTTGAGTTTGTCACCGGTGTTTCGTCGTCGCTGGCCCAGTATCTATGCAGCGGTAGAAGATGGTAAGCAAGACGTGACCTGGTTACGTGGATACTTGATGGATCAGGTACCGACGCAAGGATGCCAACTCTTCAGTTTGGACGGCACGGCATGGCCGCGATCCCAGGCGCCGACGCTGCCTGACCGGCAATACGTCTACAGTCCGACGCCGGCCATTGATGGTGGTTCGATCGTGGTAGGCTATCCCTACTCGATTCTGGCTTGGATGCCATAG
- a CDS encoding transposase yields the protein MPVDIERISSQQTAVEMGITQVRDLCQLRQAVLASCLHIIVADGKYGNHRFLGPLRDLNCGLLVRMRCDRVLYREPGAYSGRGRPRVHGDRFAFKEPDTWHEPDQLVNLEHPKWGQVEIRFWKGLHAREDTNTVFTVLCVQVHMERNHPPKPLWLGWIGPDLPADDLWIYYQHRWPVEPSIRWRKQQLLWTRPQFHDPEIGDRWTYLVTLAQWMLHLARPLVSDLPLPWQAAQPPDKLTPGRVQLGLAPVFAQIGTPAAPPQTRGKSPGWPKGRKRTRAKRYAVVKKGADSAKTARKVA from the coding sequence TTGCCCGTCGACATCGAACGCATCAGTAGCCAGCAGACGGCCGTGGAGATGGGCATTACTCAAGTGCGAGATCTCTGTCAACTGCGTCAAGCGGTTCTGGCCTCTTGTCTTCACATCATTGTGGCTGACGGCAAGTATGGCAACCATCGCTTTCTGGGACCATTGCGGGACCTGAACTGCGGCCTCTTGGTACGTATGCGGTGTGATCGGGTCTTGTACCGGGAACCAGGAGCGTACTCAGGTCGGGGACGCCCCAGGGTGCATGGTGACCGCTTTGCCTTCAAAGAACCAGACACCTGGCATGAGCCTGACCAGTTGGTGAATCTGGAACATCCCAAATGGGGTCAAGTGGAAATCCGTTTTTGGAAGGGTCTCCATGCTCGGGAAGATACCAACACGGTCTTCACCGTGCTGTGCGTCCAGGTCCACATGGAGCGGAACCACCCGCCGAAACCGCTCTGGCTGGGCTGGATCGGGCCAGACTTGCCCGCCGACGATCTGTGGATCTATTACCAGCATCGTTGGCCCGTGGAACCCAGTATCCGTTGGCGCAAACAGCAGTTGCTCTGGACCCGGCCTCAGTTCCACGACCCAGAGATTGGTGATCGTTGGACCTACCTGGTAACCTTGGCCCAGTGGATGCTTCACTTGGCCCGACCGCTGGTCTCTGACCTGCCTTTGCCTTGGCAAGCGGCCCAGCCTCCTGACAAACTGACACCAGGACGGGTCCAGCTAGGCCTGGCCCCGGTTTTCGCCCAGATTGGCACACCGGCTGCACCTCCTCAAACTCGCGGAAAATCGCCTGGCTGGCCCAAAGGCCGCAAACGAACCAGGGCCAAGCGTTATGCCGTCGTCAAAAAGGGTGCCGATTCAGCCAAAACGGCTCGAAAAGTCGCTTGA
- a CDS encoding META domain-containing protein, giving the protein MMKTTRQLKKNSHWIWLAIAVLLMMLPLSACKTTTPTSTPPEASQPSYRWGEVADRIWVLVGYGDALNPTVVEEGAVITAMFSSVEPQVSGSGGCNNYFAGYSSDNDGGLTIDGPIGTTMMACEQGGEQEAAYLVALETVSGYEINKQGRLELAYSSGQSYEEKLVYAPGETPLTGTTWQLVSYGDPNDLQRVAEGTAVTAIFSPETDTSGTLAGNATCNGYTTSYTLDGDKITVGPTASTQTSCPAGAKQETAYLAALGSSQAYEIVGSNLRITVDGGLLNYTSLKLPLEHILWQAEMIVGELVPADVAVTLLFTPDEKVGTGTVSGNAACGVFRAGYKSQEGDLSITGRMNTSMADCPGGSLNQVQRWYLQTLSTASGYEILGDRMVLNTREGDIVFAADREPLVGTTWTLVSLGDIGDPQPPVEGSHFTAQFSRLPNLPSGVVEGETGCNDYNAIYTANLNEIKINLPTKSDNEDCPWGTGNYEVEQQFFLGLNAATEYRIIGDILQIPYGEKDARQMLSFIATPTEVAEALDLSPLHDTFWHLTDIGDGAVLPGTEVTAKFAIDQGG; this is encoded by the coding sequence ATGATGAAAACCACACGCCAACTCAAGAAAAATAGTCACTGGATATGGCTTGCTATTGCCGTGCTGCTCATGATGCTGCCATTGTCGGCATGCAAGACGACGACTCCTACGTCGACACCGCCCGAAGCCAGCCAGCCATCCTACCGCTGGGGCGAGGTCGCGGATCGCATCTGGGTGTTGGTGGGCTACGGCGACGCGCTTAATCCAACAGTCGTGGAAGAGGGCGCCGTGATCACGGCCATGTTCAGCAGCGTCGAACCGCAGGTCAGCGGCTCGGGCGGCTGCAACAACTACTTCGCCGGTTATAGCTCCGACAACGATGGAGGCCTGACTATCGACGGCCCCATCGGGACGACAATGATGGCTTGTGAACAAGGCGGCGAGCAGGAAGCGGCCTATCTGGTGGCCCTGGAAACCGTCAGCGGCTACGAGATCAACAAACAGGGCCGCCTGGAACTGGCCTATAGTTCGGGCCAGTCCTACGAGGAAAAGCTGGTCTACGCCCCCGGCGAAACGCCACTGACCGGCACGACCTGGCAACTGGTCTCTTACGGCGATCCGAATGATTTGCAGCGAGTGGCGGAAGGCACGGCGGTGACGGCCATATTCTCTCCCGAAACCGACACCTCCGGCACATTGGCTGGCAACGCCACCTGCAACGGCTACACAACCAGCTACACCCTGGACGGAGATAAGATCACGGTCGGCCCCACCGCCAGTACGCAAACGAGTTGTCCCGCCGGCGCCAAGCAGGAAACCGCTTACCTGGCGGCTTTGGGTTCGTCGCAGGCCTACGAGATCGTCGGCTCCAACCTGCGGATCACCGTTGACGGCGGCCTCCTCAACTACACATCCCTGAAGCTGCCGCTGGAACATATCCTGTGGCAGGCGGAGATGATCGTGGGTGAGTTGGTGCCGGCAGATGTCGCAGTCACCCTGCTGTTCACCCCAGATGAAAAGGTCGGAACCGGAACCGTGAGCGGGAATGCGGCTTGCGGCGTCTTCAGAGCCGGTTACAAATCCCAGGAGGGCGATCTCTCGATTACCGGACGGATGAACACAAGCATGGCTGACTGTCCGGGCGGATCACTGAACCAAGTTCAGCGATGGTATCTGCAAACGCTATCGACGGCCAGCGGCTACGAAATCCTCGGCGATCGCATGGTCTTGAACACGCGCGAGGGCGACATCGTCTTCGCCGCCGATCGGGAACCGCTGGTGGGAACGACCTGGACGCTGGTGTCGCTGGGCGACATCGGCGACCCGCAGCCGCCTGTCGAGGGCAGCCATTTCACGGCGCAATTCAGCCGCCTGCCCAACCTGCCCTCTGGTGTGGTGGAGGGCGAGACCGGCTGCAACGACTACAACGCTATCTACACCGCCAACCTGAACGAGATCAAGATCAATCTGCCCACTAAGAGCGATAATGAAGATTGCCCCTGGGGAACCGGGAACTACGAGGTCGAGCAGCAATTTTTCCTCGGACTGAATGCCGCCACCGAATACCGCATCATCGGCGACATTCTGCAAATTCCTTACGGAGAAAAAGACGCCAGGCAGATGCTGAGCTTCATCGCCACCCCGACTGAGGTGGCTGAAGCGCTGGATCTGTCTCCGCTGCACGATACTTTCTGGCATCTGACCGATATCGGCGATGGCGCCGTTCTGCCCGGAACAGAAGTCACCGCCAAGTTCGCCATCGACCAAGGCGGCG
- a CDS encoding BrnT family toxin, whose amino-acid sequence MSSRKSSSSEWDPAKNRINEEKHGVAFYLAQYAFADPNRVLPEDLTQGSNDELRYHSGARPRS is encoded by the coding sequence ATGAGTTCTCGGAAAAGCTCAAGTTCTGAGTGGGACCCAGCCAAGAATCGAATCAATGAGGAAAAACATGGTGTTGCCTTCTATTTGGCACAGTATGCCTTTGCTGATCCCAACCGTGTGCTACCGGAAGACTTGACTCAAGGCAGCAACGATGAGTTGCGATATCACTCCGGGGCGAGGCCGAGGTCGTGA
- a CDS encoding LuxR C-terminal-related transcriptional regulator, translated as MSNSEPSTPNILIQTKLARPRLSRDFLPRPHLVQRLENGRHRKLTLISAPAGYGKSTMASVWLEVCDCRSAWLSLDKHDNDFRIFLNYFIAAVHTSFPDCCLETQMLLNGPQLPSLEYLATTLINESVVLPEPLIIALDDCHHIQNKDIHRLLDNLIQYQSEKLHLVIITRQDPLLGIAALRAKGQLTEIRLNDLRFDREEVQRYWQTTCNETPLPDLLDGLTNQTEGWAAGLYLASLAFQGRGDDAGFLKTYGGTHQYVMGYLTDEVLARQPETVQSFLLRTSILDRFCAPLCDALLESADTKGVMAESGASQDILKQLAETNLFLIPLDHEGMWFRYHHLFQNLLFHKLRTGTSSEQLASLHAAAGVWLGENGHVEAALDHLLAVNETSEAVALVEQQRYALSNNTQWQQLEHYLHRFSPAVIEQYPELLMLKAWLLYHQWQWPEIPVILQRLEQLLPQSALSQEEINHFQGEISALLSLMAYLRADPQEAIAHAERSIQTTRRELWIVRVLARNTLGAALQMTGDLSGAYAAVYSGFEKEKVRSNAFKATLLIAACTLYWVAADLQGLALAAEQSFALSQNAKSPEMRGFASYHQGTVAYQKHDLNFAEQHFSAVVRQPYLNYGDVYAYSACGLALSYQAQGRPEEARAVAESAIAFVLQTGNTTLLPVAQALQAELALRQGQITTASQWASQFTTPPPMEQMFRFYAPHFTLLKVWLGQNTSSSRQRAGGLLGQLKAFLERTHNTRFLMETLAFQALLDDGEGRRGDAVTALGKAVELAEPGGFIRLFVDLGPQMARLLAKLPLENAETQRYVSQILAAFSPVAPKATDAHGSAIAKQPLLEPLTDREMDVLILLAQRQSDKEIARQLVISYHTVRTHIKNIFAKLEVRTRRQATVRAGELGLVRPEKTP; from the coding sequence ATGAGTAACTCGGAACCATCAACACCGAATATCCTCATCCAGACCAAATTGGCGCGGCCCCGGCTGAGCCGTGATTTTTTGCCGCGCCCACACTTGGTGCAGCGCTTAGAGAATGGCCGTCATCGCAAGCTCACCCTCATTTCCGCACCGGCCGGGTACGGTAAATCCACGATGGCAAGCGTCTGGTTGGAGGTGTGCGATTGCCGGTCGGCGTGGTTGTCGTTGGATAAGCACGACAACGACTTCAGGATATTTCTAAATTATTTCATTGCCGCTGTCCATACCTCTTTCCCAGATTGCTGTTTGGAAACCCAGATGTTGCTGAATGGGCCACAACTGCCATCGCTGGAGTATCTGGCAACGACTCTGATCAACGAATCGGTCGTTTTACCGGAGCCTCTTATTATTGCTCTGGATGATTGCCACCATATTCAGAATAAAGATATTCACCGACTTCTGGACAATTTGATTCAATATCAATCAGAGAAATTGCATCTGGTGATTATCACGCGCCAGGATCCGCTGTTAGGCATTGCGGCGCTGCGCGCAAAGGGCCAATTAACCGAAATTCGACTCAATGATTTGCGCTTTGACCGGGAAGAAGTGCAGCGGTATTGGCAGACCACATGTAATGAAACGCCATTGCCAGATCTCTTGGATGGTCTCACCAATCAGACAGAAGGGTGGGCAGCCGGATTGTATCTGGCTTCACTGGCCTTCCAGGGGCGGGGCGATGACGCAGGCTTCCTGAAAACATATGGCGGGACCCATCAGTATGTCATGGGCTACTTGACGGATGAAGTTCTGGCGCGGCAGCCTGAGACTGTCCAGTCATTTTTGCTGCGCACATCCATTCTCGACCGCTTCTGCGCCCCCCTCTGCGACGCTCTATTGGAATCGGCGGATACTAAGGGGGTAATGGCCGAGTCAGGCGCCAGCCAGGATATCCTGAAACAGTTGGCGGAAACCAATCTCTTCCTCATCCCCCTGGATCATGAAGGTATGTGGTTTCGCTATCATCATCTGTTTCAGAATCTGTTGTTCCATAAGTTGAGGACCGGGACGTCCAGCGAGCAATTGGCTTCCCTCCATGCCGCGGCCGGCGTTTGGCTGGGCGAAAATGGGCATGTCGAAGCAGCTTTGGATCACTTATTGGCTGTGAACGAAACGTCCGAAGCTGTGGCGCTGGTGGAGCAGCAACGCTACGCGTTGTCGAACAATACCCAATGGCAACAACTGGAACATTACCTGCATCGATTCTCGCCCGCTGTGATCGAGCAGTACCCGGAATTGCTGATGTTGAAGGCCTGGCTTTTGTATCATCAATGGCAATGGCCAGAAATTCCTGTTATCCTGCAACGGCTCGAGCAACTTCTGCCGCAATCGGCTTTGAGTCAAGAGGAGATCAATCATTTTCAGGGTGAGATCAGCGCCCTACTTAGCCTGATGGCTTATCTGAGGGCCGATCCTCAAGAAGCCATTGCCCATGCGGAACGATCCATTCAAACAACCAGACGTGAATTGTGGATCGTGCGTGTCCTGGCCCGGAATACTCTGGGCGCGGCATTACAAATGACAGGTGACTTGAGCGGGGCCTATGCCGCCGTGTACAGCGGTTTTGAAAAAGAAAAAGTGCGAAGCAATGCCTTCAAAGCGACTTTGTTGATAGCCGCCTGCACCCTCTATTGGGTGGCGGCAGACTTGCAAGGACTTGCGCTGGCAGCCGAGCAAAGCTTCGCGCTCAGCCAGAACGCGAAATCCCCGGAAATGCGAGGGTTTGCGTCCTATCACCAGGGAACTGTGGCCTACCAAAAGCACGATCTAAACTTTGCAGAACAACATTTCTCTGCCGTAGTGCGTCAACCCTACCTGAATTATGGCGATGTCTACGCTTACAGTGCGTGTGGGCTAGCGCTTAGCTATCAGGCGCAAGGCCGACCAGAGGAGGCGCGAGCGGTGGCCGAATCGGCGATTGCGTTTGTGCTGCAGACCGGCAACACTACATTGCTGCCAGTTGCCCAGGCGCTACAGGCGGAATTAGCCCTGAGGCAGGGACAAATCACCACGGCCAGCCAGTGGGCGTCTCAATTTACAACACCGCCCCCCATGGAGCAAATGTTCAGATTCTATGCCCCCCATTTTACGCTGCTCAAGGTCTGGCTGGGGCAGAACACATCTTCCAGCCGCCAGCGGGCGGGCGGCCTGTTGGGCCAGCTCAAGGCATTTCTTGAACGAACCCACAATACACGTTTCTTGATGGAGACGCTGGCTTTTCAGGCGCTACTGGATGATGGGGAAGGCAGGCGGGGGGATGCAGTTACTGCGCTGGGGAAAGCAGTAGAGTTGGCCGAGCCAGGGGGGTTTATCCGGCTTTTTGTGGATTTGGGGCCACAGATGGCGCGCTTGCTGGCCAAACTGCCCCTCGAAAACGCAGAAACACAGCGCTATGTGTCACAGATTCTGGCGGCTTTTTCGCCGGTGGCGCCGAAGGCGACAGATGCACATGGTTCAGCAATCGCCAAACAGCCCTTGCTGGAGCCGCTGACCGACCGCGAGATGGACGTGTTAATCCTGTTGGCGCAGCGACAATCGGATAAGGAAATCGCCAGGCAATTGGTCATATCCTATCACACCGTACGTACACACATCAAAAACATCTTTGCCAAGCTGGAAGTCCGTACCCGCCGCCAGGCCACCGTGCGCGCAGGGGAGCTTGGCCTGGTCCGCCCCGAAAAAACCCCCTAA